The genomic window TGAGTAGAATGGCTCCTTGTGGAGCTTCGCTCAGGAACTTCTCCATGTTTTCTGGCAACGCATCCGGCTGTTCCTTGACCTGTATGCCACCGACTTCGATTACAGCTGGTACATTGGGTCGGATGGGTCCCTCGCTGATGCCGTGCGAGGCGAAGAAGATGAGCGAAATGTTTTTGTTCAAGTCCTCATAGCTGGGCAGTGTGGGGTCGTTGCCATAGATCTCCCTGAAAAAAGATCGCTGAAGTGGGTACAATGAATTAAAGAGAAGGTTTATTCCCACCTGTAGATCTTGGTATTCTTCAACTCAATGACGTACATGAACAGCCGACTTCCCAAGCTTCCCAACAGGTTGAGCGCACGGTGTCCGATGCCCATGGATTGGCCACTTTCAATGGCCATGTTCATTGCCGGCACATAGGAGACTTCCCAGGGGTTTCCCAGCACGTATCCCAAGAAGGATGGTGGGTTCGAAACGGCCACCACCACAGGAACCTTCAACTTGTGGGCCACGGCCAGTTGATAACTGTTCATAAAGTAGCCCATCAAGACCAGATCGAACTTGTTATCCGCGTGCTCGTAGAGATCTCTGATCAACGGCTGCTTCATCACATCGCCCATCTTGGAGAACGCCTCGCTTATCACCTTCAGCGATCGAAACATGGACACAATTGCATTGCTGTTGTCCGTTTTCGTCATGCCGCCGACCAGAGAACTGAATGTGGAGAGGGTATCCTCATTCATTGGCACCAGAATGTGATTGATGTTCTTGTGTAAGGACGGCGGCTTTAGAACCGTCACAACAGTCATGTTGTGGCCTTGCTCGGCCAGAATCCGAGCCATCGACATTTGGATGACCAAATGCGACGGACTCAGGCTGGTGAACAGACCCAGAATGTTAGCTCCATGTGCTCCGGCAAGCAGAAGCACTATGTGCAGGGCGAGGCACCTCGAAATTCCAGCCATTTAACCACGACGGCGATTGCAAGTAAACTGGTTTATTAGTAAATTAGGTCTCGCCTTAAACTTAAAAAAGCACAGATAAGCCTTATCAACCAACTTGGAGTATCAGACAATCAGATGGTgacttgtttgttttcatatttgaATACCTATTAAGTGATTACTAATAGCTCTGTATTGCAAGAATTCGCATTAATTTGGGGCTATTAAAGAGCTGATGTACACTACCCAAGGTGGTGAAACTAGAGCGTTAAAGCAGCGAGTCAGACGAGGATATCGATTTTTCTGGGAGCTAAGTAGCTCAGGTGCATGTACTACGCCATATGGTTGTTCAAAGGATTTCCTCTTGCATCGCCTTTAAGAAGAGCTAGTAACTGAGAATACCCTATGGCGTCTGAATCGGGAAGATTACAAAGCATCTGTTATCATCCTCGCAAAACCTAACCACTGAGAAAGCCAGAATGTGGCACTACTCTTTCTacgccatcatcatcacttTTAAGCCGTGACAACCGTCAGGGATTTAAGCCCCTCGTTTGAGCTTCCATGACTTAGAGGTCGTGGCAGACTAAACTGAACAGTAGTGTCTTATACACGATAATGTACAGACGCTCACTTCAGATGACACATCAGTCTGCCGCAGATAAGCCACTCACATCGGTTGGTTTGTTGTGCTAGGCTGCGATAACAATTAAGTTCCGCAACTTCGGTATGAACGAGTTGATAGTGGGTTCCTTATCacacataaaaatgtttgtaatgGTTTGAATGCGATTTTTTAGCTAAGCTTTGAATACATTCACTTCGGTTAGTAACCCTATCTATCTCTATTTCAACTTAAAGTGGCAACTTGTGGCGCAAAATTGAGTCTCAAATATTTTCCAGGATTTTAGTTCAAGATACTTTTAGAATTAAATTAGAAAAGTAGGTGTGCTCTTAATGGGCCAAATGCCTACACCCTTTACCTAAACTACAAGCTTCTTTGCTATTCCACTATTTTTTCTCAGAGATTGCTATCTTCGCCAGCGACTGAGTGTAGGAAACTGATTTATCAATGCGAATCAATATGTATTTAGTTTTACGCACACCATTAATCTATTCGATTATCTTCCGCTTAAACAACAAAACTAATGGTTGCCATGTGCGTGACGAAGGCAAAAGGGTGGGATCCTGTGGGCGTGGTCGTGTTCGCATTTTCGTACCCATTTAATCGTCTGTCTGCCCTGCAAATTCTTAATTAACACGCACACTCGAAGGGCCAAAggcacacaaataaatatttattgggTGCGTAGCTCGCTTCGCGCTTTTGTTGGTCAGTTTTGCGCCAAGATTGCCATTCGGTGAACCCGCATTTACCATATTACCATATCCTTTTTGATCACAATGAGGACATTTTATCTATATTAAGTGAGAGATTTATCGAATGCGCGGACTAAGCCCTTATTTCACAAAATTAAGATAGATGCTGCATTCTAGACTTCAAAATATCCAACGAATAAATTGCCTTGTTGGACGCCGCTTAGTTAATAAAACTAGGCAACATTTAATGGAGAAAACGCGGCTCCAGCGAATGTCAAATATTTGATTAGCCCCATTAGAACCACCCCTCGAACAGTCCTTGGGGATCCCAGAGCTCCAGCCAGCCGGTCCCACCGAGTGACCCATATGCGAACGCAAGGGTTGTTCGTTCCACGGAATAATTCATTATAATTCTCGCTCATTAACCCATGGTTCCATGTGCGCTACTCGGTTCTCGGCAAGGAGCAGCCGAAGGAGAAAAACACTTTTCATAATTAAGcattgtaatttttgtttgttcctGGTGGTTGGCGTTGGGGGTTTCTCATACACCAATGCCACTCTGCTCCGCCATAACATAAAGCCCAAAACTTGTTTGTGGGGCTTCCATGATGGGCGTATGATTGCTTTTGAATTGCGGCTGACCCTTTACTATCCGCACTCATATTTCATTAACTCATATACCATAAGTTGGACGATCGATTGGCAGGGCGGCGCATTAatgttgaatttaatttagaCACTGAATTTATGAATCTATGTAGTCGGAGTGTTTGAGATGTGTTGTCAGTTATGGGTGCCAGAGTTGAGGAATTTTCAATTAGTGCAACCGAAAAATGTCCGCTTCCAGGATACTCCAGCTCCACAAAAGCTGCCGTACATTGGAATTTTCATAATTATGCAGAGCTGGCAGGAAGTTGTTGAATTTACATTAATTTTgtagtaaatttaattagaaaacaaACTTTTCG from Drosophila yakuba strain Tai18E2 chromosome 2L, Prin_Dyak_Tai18E2_2.1, whole genome shotgun sequence includes these protein-coding regions:
- the LOC6527117 gene encoding UDP-glycosyltransferase UGT5; the protein is MAGISRCLALHIVLLLAGAHGANILGLFTSLSPSHLVIQMSMARILAEQGHNMTVVTVLKPPSLHKNINHILVPMNEDTLSTFSSLVGGMTKTDNSNAIVSMFRSLKVISEAFSKMGDVMKQPLIRDLYEHADNKFDLVLMGYFMNSYQLAVAHKLKVPVVVAVSNPPSFLGYVLGNPWEVSYVPAMNMAIESGQSMGIGHRALNLLGSLGSRLFMYVIELKNTKIYREIYGNDPTLPSYEDLNKNISLIFFASHGISEGPIRPNVPAVIEVGGIQVKEQPDALPENMEKFLSEAPQGAILLSLGSNVKQDHLSTDTVQKMYNVLSKLQQKVIWKWDDLENVPGRSENILYSKWVPQDDVLAHPNLTLFITHAGKGGITEAQYHGKPMLALPVFGDQPANADVMVRQGFGLKQSLLTLEEDSFLQGIREVLENPKYANAVKSFSTLYRDRPMSARESLIYWVEYVMRYHGAAHIQSPVVHMSYIAAHNLDVYAVILGTIVALCFITKLVFGLVFRKLRQSSGKPKVNQQRKLKKKQS